The following are encoded in a window of Arthrobacter sp. NicSoilB4 genomic DNA:
- a CDS encoding ATP-dependent DNA helicase has translation MRLLPPRKLHSAVPVLSADQLAAVDVPHGSGPVLIPGAPGTGKSTVLVEAAVRRAQRDGLDPERMLILAPGRLAADSLRDRFTARLDRSLSTTPARTWASYAFDLIRRAKAEGILPLPRPPKLLSGPEQDLIIKELLEGHAQPGLELPWPEDLGAALQTRGFRQEVRQLFDRIIESGRTAGDLVSLARRCNRPDWVAAAALYAEYRDVLDLRMPESFDPAGIITAARQIFQDEPDFLAAERDRLQLVLVDDMQEANPAVFELLADIAAGKDVLITSSPDTVVQGFRGARPDLVAELPRLLAPAGGTVLERPLWTAHRHTPAVADAWLSVAGRISRRAGGQSARRLERPQDSGPAGGTVEAHLLPSPVHELRYVAQRILEAQLNDGRELGDIAVIVRNGGQLSQLQRYLAGQGIPVRIPVAESAVRDEVAVRPLLDAYAVALDPGMLTPEAAVALLTSRIGGATAIELRRLRQSLRREELLGGGGRTSDVLLVEALLEPGALATLGIEGHSARRIARMIQAGRDAAQAPGGNAETVLWALWSSTGLASRWTEAALAGGAAGARADRDLDAMMALFHTAERFVDQLPGSGPEQFLEYLLSQELPMDTLAARAQLEDAVELMTPASAAGREWPVVIVPGLQEGVWPNTRLRGELLGSTLFADAVEHGVDYALQLDPLSRLREIRYDELRSFSTAVSRAQQVLICTAVSSEDEQPSSFLDYVAPLDPDQDRRGFTPVERPLTLRALVAELRQYAQLDAGVPEALEAGAVLGALAAAQPPVPGAHPASWWGLAPLSTEEPVVPPGGTVYVSPSKVETVQKSPLDWFVQAAGGEAATDFARSLGTLVHAIAQDLPEASGSDYVAELVRRWPTLGMKDNWEGKLDFQRAETMVRKLAQYVLVMRSEGRSLVGVEQDFEVKLPDVAAPSANAPGAGTDGESWPARPAVLRGQVDRLEIDAEGRLVVVDLKTGKRQPGKADLERHPQLGAYQAAVLAGGFGGPDDGPPPLPGGAVLAQLGTTTKSPGIQAQTPLDPADNWALDMVGDAAGVMSGSTFEARHDPSKGGHGGHGCRLPEVCPLCVRGKQVTE, from the coding sequence CTGCGCCTGCTGCCGCCGCGCAAGCTGCACAGCGCGGTGCCCGTGCTGTCGGCGGACCAGCTCGCGGCTGTCGACGTCCCGCACGGCTCCGGTCCCGTCCTGATCCCCGGGGCGCCAGGGACCGGCAAATCGACGGTGCTCGTGGAAGCCGCGGTCCGGCGCGCGCAGCGGGACGGCCTCGATCCCGAGCGGATGCTCATCCTCGCCCCCGGACGCCTCGCCGCTGACTCGCTCCGGGACCGCTTCACCGCGCGGCTGGACCGCAGTCTCAGCACGACGCCGGCCCGCACCTGGGCGTCGTACGCCTTCGACCTGATCCGGCGCGCCAAGGCCGAAGGCATCCTGCCGCTGCCGCGCCCGCCGAAACTCCTGTCCGGTCCGGAGCAGGACCTGATCATCAAGGAACTGCTCGAAGGGCACGCGCAGCCCGGACTTGAACTGCCCTGGCCGGAGGACCTGGGCGCGGCACTGCAGACCCGCGGCTTCCGTCAGGAAGTCCGGCAGCTCTTTGACCGGATCATCGAATCCGGACGGACCGCCGGGGACCTCGTGTCCCTCGCCAGGCGCTGCAACCGGCCGGACTGGGTGGCCGCGGCAGCCCTGTACGCCGAGTACCGCGACGTGCTTGACCTGCGCATGCCCGAATCCTTTGACCCGGCCGGCATCATCACCGCCGCACGCCAGATCTTCCAGGACGAACCGGACTTCCTGGCCGCTGAACGCGACAGGCTCCAGCTGGTCCTCGTGGACGACATGCAGGAGGCCAACCCTGCCGTGTTCGAGCTGCTCGCGGATATCGCCGCAGGCAAAGACGTCCTCATCACCTCATCGCCGGACACCGTGGTCCAGGGTTTCCGAGGCGCCCGCCCGGACCTCGTGGCGGAGCTTCCCCGGCTGCTCGCCCCCGCCGGCGGCACCGTCCTCGAGCGGCCGCTCTGGACCGCGCACCGCCACACGCCGGCCGTCGCGGACGCCTGGCTCTCCGTAGCCGGGCGGATCTCCCGCCGCGCCGGCGGGCAGTCCGCGCGACGGCTCGAACGGCCCCAGGATTCCGGCCCCGCAGGCGGCACGGTGGAGGCGCACCTGCTGCCGTCACCGGTGCACGAACTGCGGTACGTGGCCCAGCGGATCCTGGAAGCCCAGCTCAACGACGGCCGCGAACTCGGTGACATCGCCGTGATCGTGCGCAACGGCGGCCAGCTCAGCCAGCTGCAGCGCTACCTCGCCGGCCAGGGTATCCCGGTCCGGATCCCGGTGGCCGAATCCGCGGTCCGGGACGAGGTGGCCGTCCGGCCCCTGCTGGACGCCTATGCCGTGGCCCTGGACCCGGGAATGCTGACCCCCGAGGCGGCCGTGGCCCTGCTGACCTCCCGGATCGGCGGAGCCACCGCGATCGAACTGCGGCGCCTGCGGCAGTCCCTGCGCCGGGAGGAGCTCCTGGGCGGCGGCGGCCGCACGAGCGACGTGCTCCTCGTCGAGGCGCTGCTCGAACCGGGAGCGCTGGCCACCCTCGGCATCGAGGGGCACTCCGCGCGCCGCATTGCCCGGATGATCCAGGCCGGCAGGGACGCGGCCCAGGCGCCCGGCGGCAACGCCGAAACGGTGCTGTGGGCGCTCTGGAGCTCCACCGGCCTTGCCTCCCGCTGGACCGAGGCGGCGTTGGCAGGGGGAGCGGCCGGGGCCCGGGCGGACCGGGACCTCGATGCCATGATGGCCCTCTTCCACACCGCCGAGCGCTTCGTGGACCAGCTGCCCGGCTCCGGACCGGAACAGTTCCTCGAGTACCTGCTCAGCCAGGAACTCCCGATGGACACGCTCGCCGCACGCGCCCAGCTGGAGGACGCCGTGGAACTCATGACCCCGGCCAGCGCCGCCGGCCGGGAATGGCCCGTGGTCATCGTCCCCGGCCTCCAGGAGGGCGTGTGGCCCAACACGAGGCTCCGCGGCGAACTGCTCGGCAGCACGCTGTTCGCCGACGCCGTCGAGCACGGTGTGGACTACGCCCTGCAGCTGGATCCCCTCAGCCGGCTGCGCGAAATCCGCTATGACGAACTGCGCAGCTTCTCCACCGCGGTGTCGCGGGCGCAGCAGGTGCTGATCTGCACCGCCGTTTCCTCGGAGGACGAACAGCCCTCCTCGTTCCTGGACTACGTGGCACCCCTGGACCCTGACCAGGACCGGCGCGGGTTCACCCCCGTGGAGCGTCCGCTCACCCTGCGCGCCCTCGTCGCCGAACTGCGCCAGTACGCCCAGCTCGACGCCGGAGTCCCCGAAGCACTGGAGGCCGGTGCCGTTCTCGGCGCCCTGGCCGCGGCACAGCCGCCCGTGCCCGGGGCGCACCCCGCGAGCTGGTGGGGCCTTGCGCCGCTGTCCACCGAGGAGCCGGTCGTTCCCCCGGGCGGCACCGTCTACGTGTCGCCGTCGAAAGTGGAAACGGTACAGAAATCGCCGCTGGACTGGTTCGTCCAGGCCGCCGGCGGAGAGGCCGCCACCGACTTCGCCCGCAGCCTCGGCACCCTGGTCCACGCCATTGCGCAGGACCTGCCGGAAGCCTCCGGCAGCGACTACGTGGCCGAGCTGGTCCGTCGCTGGCCAACGCTCGGGATGAAGGACAACTGGGAAGGCAAGCTGGACTTCCAGCGCGCCGAAACCATGGTCCGGAAACTCGCCCAGTACGTGCTGGTGATGCGCAGCGAGGGCCGGTCCCTGGTCGGCGTCGAGCAGGACTTCGAAGTGAAACTCCCGGACGTTGCGGCCCCCAGCGCCAACGCCCCCGGCGCGGGCACTGACGGCGAATCCTGGCCGGCCCGCCCGGCCGTGCTGCGCGGCCAGGTCGACCGGCTGGAGATCGACGCCGAGGGCCGGCTCGTCGTCGTCGACCTCAAAACCGGCAAGCGGCAGCCAGGCAAAGCCGATCTCGAGCGGCATCCGCAGCTGGGCGCCTACCAGGCGGCTGTGCTGGCCGGCGGCTTTGGCGGGCCCGACGACGGCCCGCCCCCGCTGCCCGGCGGGGCCGTCCTGGCCCAGCTCGGCACCACCACCAAGAGCCCGGGCATCCAGGCCCAGACGCCGCTGGACCCGGCGGACAACTGGGCACTGGACATGGTGGGCGACGCCGCCGGGGTCATGTCGGGCAGCACCTTTGAGGCGCGACATGATCCCTCCAAGGGCGGCCACGGCGGCCATGGCTGCCGTCTTCCCGAAGTCTGCCCGCTGTGCGTGCGGGGAAAGCAGGTCACCGAATGA
- a CDS encoding LLM class flavin-dependent oxidoreductase, whose product MNNATTPDPAAGANPTAPVGPGRILLGLNTFGDVGVFPDGHPVPHAQVLRQLLEQAELADEVGLHAFGVGEHHRRDFAVSAPEVFLAAAAARTKHIRLGSAVTVLSSDDPIRVFQRFSTVDAISNGRAEVMLGRGSFVESFPLFGLDLADYEVLFEEKLELFDKARAQKPIHWEGRTRPAINGLIAYPPLEHHLLPAWIGVGGTPESVLRCAEYGYPIIFAIIGGQPRSFGPLANLYREAMAKYGHTMQQMATHSPGHIAETDEEAREEFFPHWLGQRNLIGAERGWGPGNRAEFDAMCTPEGALYVGSPDTVAAKIALLKKNLGVDRFDLKYSNGTLPHKAMMRSIELFGTEVAPRVATLLAGPRH is encoded by the coding sequence ATGAACAACGCGACAACCCCCGACCCGGCAGCCGGGGCGAACCCGACGGCGCCCGTGGGCCCCGGGCGCATCCTGCTGGGATTGAACACTTTCGGCGACGTGGGGGTCTTCCCCGACGGGCACCCCGTCCCGCACGCCCAGGTGCTGCGGCAGCTGCTGGAACAGGCTGAACTGGCGGATGAGGTGGGGCTCCATGCCTTCGGCGTGGGGGAACACCACCGCCGCGACTTCGCAGTCTCCGCCCCCGAGGTGTTCCTCGCCGCGGCGGCCGCCCGGACCAAGCACATCCGGCTCGGCTCAGCCGTGACCGTCCTCAGCTCCGATGACCCGATCAGGGTATTCCAGCGCTTCTCCACCGTCGACGCCATCTCCAACGGCCGGGCCGAGGTCATGCTGGGCCGCGGCTCCTTCGTTGAGTCCTTCCCGCTCTTCGGCCTCGACCTGGCCGACTACGAGGTCCTGTTCGAGGAGAAGCTCGAGCTCTTCGACAAGGCCCGCGCCCAGAAACCCATCCACTGGGAAGGCCGCACGCGTCCCGCCATCAACGGGCTCATTGCCTACCCGCCGCTGGAGCACCACCTCCTGCCGGCCTGGATCGGCGTCGGCGGCACGCCCGAGTCGGTGCTGCGGTGCGCCGAGTACGGCTATCCGATCATCTTCGCGATCATCGGCGGACAGCCACGGTCCTTCGGCCCGCTGGCGAACCTCTACCGCGAGGCGATGGCCAAGTACGGGCACACGATGCAGCAGATGGCCACGCATTCACCCGGACACATTGCCGAGACCGACGAGGAGGCGCGGGAGGAGTTCTTCCCGCACTGGCTCGGACAACGCAACCTGATCGGCGCCGAGCGCGGCTGGGGTCCGGGCAACCGGGCCGAGTTCGACGCCATGTGCACGCCCGAGGGTGCCCTCTACGTCGGATCCCCGGACACCGTCGCCGCGAAGATCGCACTGCTCAAGAAGAACCTCGGCGTGGACCGCTTCGACCTCAAATACAGCAACGGAACCCTGCCGCACAAGGCGATGATGCGCTCGATCGAGCTGTTCGGCACCGAGGTGGCCCCCCGGGTGGCCACCCTGCTGGCCGGGCCCCGGCACTGA
- the hemB gene encoding porphobilinogen synthase has protein sequence MSFPTHRPRRLRTTPAMRRLTAEHRLSAAELILPAFIREGLTEPNPIASMPGVQQHTTDTLKRAAAEAVQLGVGGIMLFGIPAVRDAAGTASLDPDGVLNKAIRDVRAEVGDELVIMSDVCLDEFTDHGHCGVLDANGYVDNDATLEIYGQMAVAQAEAGAHVLGPSGMMDGQIGVIRQALEDAGHANTAVIAYAAKYASAFYGPFREAVDSQLKGDRRTYQMDAANRREAILEVELDVEEGADMVMVKPAMSYLDILADVAAMSPVPVAAYQISGEYSMIEAAAAHGWIDRRAAVTESVLGIKRAGANMVLTYWASELAGWLKES, from the coding sequence ATGAGCTTCCCGACCCACCGCCCCCGCCGGCTGCGCACCACCCCTGCCATGCGCCGGCTCACGGCCGAACACCGTCTCTCGGCCGCGGAACTCATCCTGCCCGCTTTCATCCGCGAGGGCCTGACGGAGCCGAACCCCATTGCCTCGATGCCCGGCGTGCAGCAGCACACCACGGATACGCTGAAGCGCGCCGCTGCCGAAGCCGTGCAGCTCGGCGTCGGCGGCATCATGCTCTTTGGAATCCCGGCCGTCCGCGACGCCGCCGGCACTGCCTCTCTCGACCCCGACGGCGTGCTGAACAAGGCCATCCGCGACGTCCGCGCCGAGGTCGGGGACGAGTTGGTCATCATGAGCGACGTCTGCTTGGACGAATTCACCGACCACGGGCACTGCGGCGTCCTCGATGCCAACGGCTACGTGGACAACGACGCCACGCTGGAGATCTACGGCCAGATGGCCGTGGCCCAGGCGGAGGCCGGCGCGCACGTGCTCGGCCCGTCCGGGATGATGGACGGCCAAATCGGTGTGATCCGGCAGGCGCTCGAAGACGCCGGCCACGCCAACACCGCCGTCATCGCCTATGCCGCGAAATACGCCTCGGCGTTCTATGGCCCGTTCCGCGAGGCCGTCGACTCGCAGCTCAAGGGCGACCGCCGCACCTACCAGATGGACGCGGCCAACCGCCGCGAAGCGATCCTCGAAGTGGAGCTGGACGTCGAGGAAGGCGCCGACATGGTCATGGTGAAGCCCGCCATGAGCTACCTCGACATCCTCGCCGACGTCGCCGCCATGAGTCCCGTCCCGGTGGCCGCCTACCAGATCTCCGGTGAGTACTCCATGATCGAGGCCGCCGCCGCCCACGGCTGGATCGACCGCCGCGCCGCGGTCACCGAATCCGTGCTGGGCATCAAGCGGGCCGGGGCCAACATGGTCCTGACCTACTGGGCGAGCGAACTCGCCGGCTGGCTGAAGGAGTCCTGA
- the hemL gene encoding glutamate-1-semialdehyde 2,1-aminomutase → MTSSHPRNEELFDRARQLMPGGVNSPVRAFGSVGGTPRFMVSAKGPYLTDADGAEYVDLVCSWGPALLGHAHPAVLAAVHAAVDRGLSFGASTPDEANLAAIVQERVPAAERVRMVSTGTEATMTAVRLARGFTGRNLIIKFAGCYHGHLDGLLAAAGSGLATLALPGSAGVTAATAAETLVLPYNDLDAVEAAFAKHGDSIAAVITEAAPANMGVVTPGEGFNAGLSRITREHGALLILDEVLTGFRTGYSGYWGLTGGAAGAAEPWAPDLLTFGKVIGGGMPAAALGGRAEVMDYLAPLGPVYQAGTLSGNPVAMAAGVATLTNATAEVYSFVDARSLELSAALSSALDSAGVDHSIQRAGNLFSVAFGTSARGVHNYDDAQAQEVFRYAPFFHSMLDSGVYLPPSVFEAWFLSAAHDDAAMNRIFDALPAAAKAAAAAKA, encoded by the coding sequence ATGACTTCCAGCCATCCTCGCAACGAGGAACTCTTCGACCGCGCCCGCCAGCTGATGCCGGGCGGCGTCAACTCCCCGGTCCGCGCCTTCGGCTCCGTCGGCGGGACCCCGCGTTTTATGGTCTCCGCGAAGGGTCCGTACCTGACCGACGCCGACGGCGCCGAGTATGTCGACCTGGTCTGCTCCTGGGGCCCGGCGCTGCTGGGACATGCCCACCCGGCCGTCCTCGCCGCCGTGCACGCCGCCGTCGACCGCGGGCTGTCTTTCGGTGCGTCGACCCCGGATGAGGCCAATCTCGCCGCGATCGTCCAGGAGCGCGTCCCGGCCGCCGAGCGCGTCCGCATGGTCTCCACCGGCACCGAGGCGACCATGACCGCCGTCCGGCTTGCCCGCGGCTTCACCGGCCGGAACCTCATCATCAAGTTCGCCGGCTGCTACCACGGCCACCTGGACGGGCTCCTCGCCGCTGCGGGCTCCGGCCTCGCGACGCTAGCGCTGCCGGGCTCGGCCGGGGTCACGGCCGCCACGGCTGCCGAGACCCTCGTGCTGCCCTACAACGACCTCGACGCCGTCGAGGCCGCCTTCGCCAAGCACGGCGACAGCATTGCCGCCGTCATCACGGAGGCGGCGCCGGCCAACATGGGCGTGGTCACCCCGGGCGAGGGCTTCAACGCCGGCCTGTCGCGAATTACCCGCGAACACGGCGCCCTGCTGATCCTCGACGAGGTCCTCACCGGCTTCCGCACCGGCTACTCGGGCTACTGGGGCCTGACCGGCGGGGCGGCCGGCGCCGCCGAGCCCTGGGCCCCGGACCTGCTGACTTTCGGCAAGGTGATCGGCGGGGGCATGCCGGCGGCGGCCCTCGGCGGCCGCGCCGAGGTCATGGACTACCTCGCACCGCTGGGCCCGGTGTACCAGGCCGGAACGCTCTCCGGAAACCCGGTGGCCATGGCCGCCGGCGTCGCGACCCTCACGAACGCCACCGCAGAGGTCTACTCCTTCGTCGACGCACGGTCCCTGGAACTCTCCGCCGCGTTGTCCTCGGCGCTGGACTCGGCGGGCGTGGACCACTCCATCCAGCGCGCCGGGAACCTGTTCTCCGTGGCGTTCGGAACTTCCGCCCGCGGTGTGCACAACTACGACGACGCCCAGGCCCAAGAAGTTTTCCGCTACGCGCCGTTCTTCCACTCCATGCTGGACTCCGGGGTCTACCTGCCCCCGTCGGTCTTCGAAGCCTGGTTCCTGTCCGCCGCGCACGACGACGCGGCGATGAACCGGATCTTCGACGCCCTGCCGGCCGCCGCGAAGGCCGCGGCCGCCGCGAAGGCCTGA
- a CDS encoding ATP-binding cassette domain-containing protein has protein sequence MITVTDLRKVYQQGKKEVVALDGVTLSVPKGSIHGIIGHSGAGKSTLVRCLTLLDRPTSGSVSIDGTELSSVKDSEIRAARRRIGMVFQHANLMDSRTAAGNVAHPLELVKTPKDKIRTRVAELLKLVGLEGFENAYPSQLSGGQRQRVGIARALASDPDVLLCDEPTSALDPATTEEILDLIQDLTKRLQLTVLIITHEMNVVKRVCDSVSLLSGGRIVEHGALRDVAGDLDSKLAKALLPLPPSEPLPGALQRGPVLEILFSGDSAKEPVLTGVARHFDIDINVLAGSVETLGGQQFGHLRVQLAENADADAVLAYLHERGIGAKHSVPATAGSALPAAVLATGDQGGNS, from the coding sequence ATGATCACAGTTACTGACCTTCGCAAGGTCTACCAGCAGGGCAAGAAAGAGGTGGTGGCCCTCGACGGCGTCACTCTTTCGGTGCCTAAGGGCTCCATTCACGGCATCATCGGCCATTCAGGTGCCGGAAAGTCGACCCTGGTGCGCTGCCTGACCCTGCTGGACCGTCCGACGTCGGGCTCCGTCAGCATCGACGGCACCGAACTCAGTTCCGTGAAGGATTCGGAGATCCGTGCCGCCCGGCGCCGCATCGGCATGGTCTTCCAGCACGCGAACCTGATGGATTCCCGGACCGCGGCCGGCAACGTGGCGCATCCCCTTGAACTCGTGAAAACTCCGAAGGACAAGATCCGGACCCGGGTTGCCGAGCTCCTGAAGCTCGTTGGCCTCGAAGGGTTCGAAAATGCCTACCCCTCGCAGCTCTCAGGCGGCCAGCGCCAGCGTGTCGGCATCGCCCGGGCTCTGGCGTCCGATCCGGACGTGCTCCTGTGCGATGAGCCCACGTCGGCCCTGGACCCGGCCACCACGGAAGAAATCCTGGACCTGATCCAGGACCTCACCAAGCGCCTGCAGCTCACCGTGCTGATCATCACGCACGAGATGAACGTCGTGAAGCGCGTGTGCGACTCCGTGTCGCTGCTCTCCGGCGGCCGCATCGTCGAACACGGTGCGCTGCGGGACGTCGCCGGCGACCTGGACAGCAAGCTCGCCAAGGCGCTGCTGCCGCTGCCGCCGTCCGAACCGCTGCCCGGTGCCCTGCAGCGCGGACCGGTCCTGGAGATCCTGTTCTCCGGCGACAGCGCCAAGGAACCCGTCCTTACCGGCGTCGCCCGGCATTTCGACATTGACATCAACGTCCTGGCCGGCAGCGTCGAAACCCTCGGGGGCCAGCAGTTCGGCCACCTGCGTGTCCAGCTGGCGGAAAACGCCGACGCTGACGCCGTGCTGGCCTACCTGCACGAGCGCGGCATCGGCGCGAAGCATTCGGTCCCCGCCACCGCCGGCTCCGCCCTTCCGGCCGCTGTCCTCGCCACCGGGGACCAGGGAGGTAACTCATGA
- a CDS encoding MetQ/NlpA family ABC transporter substrate-binding protein, with product MRKSLTLLATGIVTALALTACGGSSTPSAQVTALDPAKPSTLSVGASPVPQAKILEFINQDLAPKAGLKLDIKEIEDYQTPNTALSDGSLDANYYQHLPWYEDQVKTKGYKFGHGEGIHIEPYAAFSEKVKDIKDIQDGAKVAITNDPSNQVRALKVLQVAGLVKDIKDDSSVITLTDEQNPKKLKFSENQPELLINDLKDPSVDLALINGNFILKAGLSTKDALAVESVENNPYANFLAWREDSKDDVRIKKLDELLHSPEVKAFIEKEWPNGDVTVAF from the coding sequence ATGCGTAAGTCACTCACCCTCCTGGCCACCGGCATTGTCACTGCCCTGGCGCTGACGGCTTGCGGTGGTTCGTCCACCCCCAGCGCCCAGGTCACTGCCCTGGATCCGGCCAAGCCTTCCACGCTCTCGGTCGGCGCCAGCCCCGTGCCGCAGGCGAAGATCCTCGAATTCATCAACCAGGACCTCGCCCCCAAGGCCGGCCTGAAGCTGGACATCAAGGAAATCGAGGATTACCAGACGCCCAACACCGCACTCAGCGACGGCTCCCTGGACGCCAACTACTACCAGCACCTTCCCTGGTACGAAGATCAGGTCAAGACCAAGGGCTACAAGTTCGGGCACGGCGAGGGAATCCACATCGAGCCCTACGCCGCGTTCTCCGAGAAGGTCAAGGACATCAAGGACATCCAGGACGGCGCCAAGGTGGCCATCACGAATGACCCGTCCAACCAGGTCCGCGCCCTCAAGGTCCTCCAGGTCGCCGGCCTGGTCAAGGACATCAAGGATGACTCCTCCGTGATCACGCTGACGGACGAGCAGAACCCGAAGAAGCTCAAGTTCTCCGAGAACCAGCCGGAACTGCTGATCAACGACCTCAAGGACCCGTCAGTCGACCTGGCCCTGATTAACGGCAACTTCATCCTCAAGGCCGGCCTGAGCACCAAGGACGCCCTCGCGGTGGAATCCGTGGAGAACAACCCCTACGCGAACTTCCTGGCCTGGCGTGAAGACTCCAAGGACGATGTGCGCATCAAGAAGCTCGACGAGCTCCTGCACTCCCCCGAGGTCAAGGCCTTCATCGAGAAGGAATGGCCCAACGGTGACGTGACCGTGGCGTTCTAG
- a CDS encoding methionine ABC transporter permease encodes MNDIFSNPVLAKALPEAIIETLQMVGISSFFTVLIGLPLGVFLHVSAPGGLRPMPVTNRILSDVIVNITRSIPFAILMVALIPLARALTGTSLGPVAASVSLSIGTIPFFARLVENCLRDVHHGKIDAAQVMGSTKMQVINKVMLRESLPALVAAATTTVVTLVGFSAMAGLVGGGGLGKLAYNYGFQRFDVTVMLVTIVLIIVLVQVIQLVGERISRGLDHR; translated from the coding sequence ATGAACGACATCTTCAGCAATCCCGTCCTGGCCAAGGCCCTGCCCGAAGCCATCATCGAAACCCTGCAGATGGTGGGGATCTCGTCCTTCTTCACCGTCCTGATCGGCCTGCCGCTGGGCGTTTTCCTGCACGTCTCCGCCCCTGGGGGGCTCCGCCCGATGCCGGTCACCAACCGGATCCTCAGCGACGTGATCGTCAACATCACCCGTTCCATCCCCTTCGCGATCCTGATGGTGGCGCTCATTCCGCTGGCCCGCGCCCTGACCGGCACCAGCCTCGGCCCGGTGGCCGCTTCGGTGTCACTCTCGATCGGCACCATCCCGTTCTTCGCCCGGCTGGTGGAAAACTGCCTGCGCGACGTGCACCACGGCAAGATCGACGCCGCCCAGGTGATGGGGTCCACCAAGATGCAGGTCATCAACAAGGTGATGCTGCGCGAATCCCTCCCCGCCCTCGTCGCGGCCGCCACCACTACCGTGGTCACCCTCGTGGGGTTCTCCGCGATGGCCGGCCTGGTCGGCGGCGGCGGCCTCGGCAAGCTCGCCTACAACTACGGCTTCCAGCGCTTCGATGTCACGGTCATGCTCGTCACCATCGTGCTGATCATTGTCCTGGTCCAGGTCATCCAGCTCGTGGGCGAGCGGATTTCCCGCGGCCTCGACCACCGCTGA
- a CDS encoding 3'-5' exonuclease: MSTWNTLPRAAFDLETTGRNSRSARIVTASITVVDSDGGIVKEHEWLADPGVEIPTEASDIHGVTTEKARSEGRPAADVTREVAAVLQDLFDAGVPVIAFNASYDFTVLAAESARYGVPQLSRFPVLDPYIMNKQVDRYRKGKRTLTALCEEYGVNLDNAHTSAADALATLRMLDAMAGKFPKLRMPASHLHQLQVEWASAQASDFQSYLRKTKPAAVIEGDWPVLPPEDASRGDF; this comes from the coding sequence ATGAGCACTTGGAACACCCTCCCCCGCGCAGCGTTCGACCTTGAAACCACCGGGCGCAATTCCCGCTCCGCCCGGATCGTCACAGCCTCCATCACCGTGGTTGACTCCGACGGCGGAATCGTCAAGGAACACGAATGGCTCGCCGACCCGGGGGTCGAAATCCCCACGGAGGCCAGTGACATCCACGGCGTCACCACTGAGAAGGCCCGCAGCGAGGGCCGCCCCGCCGCCGACGTGACGCGGGAGGTCGCCGCCGTGCTCCAGGACCTCTTCGACGCCGGAGTGCCGGTAATCGCCTTCAATGCCAGCTACGACTTCACCGTCCTCGCCGCCGAATCGGCCCGTTACGGCGTGCCGCAGCTGAGCCGTTTCCCCGTGCTGGATCCGTACATCATGAACAAGCAGGTGGACCGCTACCGCAAGGGCAAGCGCACCCTCACTGCCCTGTGCGAGGAGTACGGGGTGAACCTGGACAACGCCCACACCTCCGCTGCGGATGCCCTGGCCACCCTGCGGATGCTCGACGCCATGGCCGGGAAGTTTCCCAAGCTGCGGATGCCGGCAAGCCACCTGCACCAGCTCCAGGTCGAATGGGCCTCCGCGCAGGCTTCGGATTTCCAGAGCTACCTGCGCAAGACCAAACCCGCCGCCGTCATTGAGGGTGACTGGCCGGTGCTGCCGCCCGAGGACGCCAGCCGCGGGGATTTCTAG
- a CDS encoding MGMT family protein has product MRMEYVEAVLDVVSLIPAGAAVAYGDVAELLGSGGARQIGSVMSHHGSSVPWWRVLKASGDAPPGHEREALALYIVEGTPLLGSYAEYLRTGEGRWRVDLMAARWAPSDGEFDRIDAVAERLERSLHKLSAPDDEMTV; this is encoded by the coding sequence ATGCGGATGGAGTATGTCGAGGCGGTGCTGGACGTGGTGAGCCTGATCCCGGCGGGCGCCGCAGTGGCGTACGGCGACGTCGCCGAACTCCTCGGCTCCGGCGGTGCCCGGCAGATCGGTTCCGTCATGAGCCACCACGGCAGCTCCGTGCCCTGGTGGCGGGTGCTGAAGGCCAGCGGAGACGCGCCTCCGGGACACGAACGCGAGGCCCTTGCCCTGTACATCGTGGAGGGAACCCCGCTGCTGGGCAGCTATGCCGAATACCTCCGCACGGGCGAGGGACGCTGGCGGGTGGACCTGATGGCCGCCCGCTGGGCACCGAGCGACGGTGAGTTCGACCGGATCGACGCGGTTGCCGAGCGGCTGGAGCGCTCCTTGCATAAACTGTCGGCCCCCGATGATGAAATGACTGTGTGA